The following proteins are co-located in the Calliphora vicina chromosome 2, idCalVici1.1, whole genome shotgun sequence genome:
- the Cht10 gene encoding LOW QUALITY PROTEIN: probable chitinase 10 (The sequence of the model RefSeq protein was modified relative to this genomic sequence to represent the inferred CDS: substituted 1 base at 1 genomic stop codon), with protein sequence MAPTFGEVFLPLRSAVESVPTISTRSIADLKESSSVRHFVRDAVESFPEDEDDEFIEEEEYSASIRDSLVAEAMPEKLVLEEPEPEPEFEVETFQQPDAWSVSDKYAAYIIPNKNNDYVETLLPEPFRSDSPFQQLVKASEVSQIDQVEDVAKVRDKLTAYGALSYVRSQEHEDDAEDTEDTRPYGALVQIKDGKPPRKNFNNSPEVLCYITNWAFYRKADGQFVPEYLKNKRLCTKLIYSFASLDPDHLNIKEFDPWVDIDNQYYSRMVATGIPVLIAMGGWTDSFGDKYSRLAADDIKRKVFASNLVGFLQRHGFSGLHLDWNYPKCWQSDCSKGPASDKPNLTKLLREIRSEFERVDKKLKLGVAISGYKEIISEAYEFPELSKIVDYMTVMSYDYHGAWERQTGHVSPLYGRKGDKYPQYNTDYTMQLLLKLGAKKERIIMGIPFYGQTFTLQRDSNQLVGEGTAAIGPGDAGEFTKQPGMLAYYEICQRIRKQKWLTGRDTERKSGPYAMFRNQWVGYEDAASVEAKARYAVNAGFGGVSAWTVDLDDFQNRCCSESFPLLKAINRALGRESSEPPTRVNCAKPAVPVTPIPPVMTTVSSDGSSGGGLIHDHTTANPAWQSPSTTTSTTTPKTSTIWWSPPSTTTSTTRRPTTTSKRPTVTQKPTQITQKPTTIPAPAVVRPVIQASNCVSGDFYPDPTNCNAYYQCIVAGEVRQQFCPGGLHWNNNDKNCDWPASAKCTVKKKPSSTTKPPPRQTSTARTTTTRKTTQAPPKRTTTSSYWSSSRPTKPITTRKPAANKPHRPAMSAKCNEGEYYSHRNCGQYYICINGVLVPNSCGSNLHWDGVKKICDWPENVKCVTTKKYLRIVQSKANPEDPCNGEERVPYPGDCSKYLFCLWNRLQAADCGPGLHFNEASGQCDWPNAAKCSNEGAGGDTNDINPAKPKPAPTTAKPTTTSMRPTYPTDKPSLQPLDGYYKVVCYFTNWAWYRKGLGRYTPDDINADLCTHVVYGFAVLDYSELILRTHDSWADIDNNFYTRVSGLKSKGIKVSLALGGWNDSQGDKYSRLVRSPQARARFVKHSLDFMEKYGFEGLDLDWEYPVCWQTDCTKGMPDEKEGFTALVRELSEAFVPRGLLLSTAVSPSKKIIDAGYDVPELSKYFDWIAVMTYDFHGQWDKKTGHVAPLYYHPEDEYDYFNANYSLNYWIEKGAPSRKIVMGMPLYGQSFTLENTRNNGLNAKAPGPGKAGEFTRAAGFLAYYEICDRVKHQGWEVIQDKQGRMGPFARKGNQWVSYDDKAMIRKKSQLVRALDLGGGMVWALDLDDFRNRCGEGVHPLLTQIHDVLKDPPAGHEPTRTLLKKXIKTLFKQLFFSISAGLTPPSEPESVEEVVNSQEIVYPMEIETGQGVSEQETISGSIENVVDPNDDVEETDFEVVTAEQESSEEAVSTQDFKVVCYFTNWAWYRQGGGKYLPEDIDSELCTHIVYGFAVLNRQSLTIQPHDSWADLDNKFYERVAAYRKKGTKVTVAIGGWNDSAGDKYARLVRSSQARARFIRHVMEFMEKYGFDGLDLDWEYPVCWQVDCKKGTSDEKEGFSDLVKELSDAFKPKGLLLSAAVSPNQKVIDAGYDVPKLTKYFDWIAVMAYDYHGQWDKKTGHVAPMYDHPEGTEGFNANFSINYWLEKGADRSKLIMGMPMYGQSFSLAEAKNHELNAQTYGGGEAGEATRARGFLSYYEICSYIRNKGWNVVRDPRGRMGPYAYLRDQWVSFDDAPMIRHKSEYVKAMGLGGAMIWALDLDDFKNDCNCESYPLLKTINRVLRNYPGPHPQCMLETKDKLMIAGSSSKPMTQPKPKPTSVTQVQSQQMLAKPTKPTQAPVKMECLGRNYAPHDRDCNKYYICQYGELVEQKCPAGLYWNDNYCDWPQAVKCMIRDDQTTHRPAAARPKPTKPVATTKAPAKTTKRPIAPPNKKPVARPKPKPTPAAPPLSSNEQYKVVCYFTNWAWYRRGEGKYVPENIDENLCTHIVYGFAVLNSNALTIKTHDSWADIDNRFYERVVAYKNKGIRVTVAIGGWNDSLGSKYARLVLDPQARQRFIESVLAFCEKYGFEGLDLDWEYPVCWQVDCTKGSSAEKAGFASLVRELSAAFKPKGLLLSAAVSPSKKVIDAGYDVPTLSRYFDWIAVMTYDFHGHWDKQTGHVAPLYYVEGDENPYFNGNFSINYWIEKGTPPEKLIMGMPLYGQSFSLADTNARSLNDKSVGPGRAGTYTRAGGFLAYYEICEQISNGGWTVIRDPQGRIGPYAYSGNQWVSYDDVNDIRRKSQFVRKMRLGGGMVWALDLDDFRGRCGCGKHPLLRTLNQELRGIPGQRANDCT encoded by the exons ATGGCTCCCACTTTTGGTGAAGTATTCTTACCTTTACGCAGTGCTGTAGAAAGTGTACCCACCATTAGCACCCGTTCGATAGCAGACTTGAAAGAATCTTCCTCCGTAAGACATTTTGTAAGAGACGCTGTTGAGTCTTTTCCCGAAGATGAAGATGATGAGTTCATTGAAGAGGAGGAATATTCAGCCAGTATTAGAGATTCTTTGGTAGCAGAAGCCATGCCAGAGAAATTGGTTTTAGAAGAACCCGAACCAGAGCCAGAGTTTGAAGTTGAAACTTTCCAGCAACCGGATGCCTGGTCGGTTTCTGACAAATATGCCGCCTATATAATACccaataaaaataatgattatgTGGAAACTTTGCTGCCAGAACCCTTCCGTTCGGATTCGCCCTTTCAACAGCTGGTTAAGGCTTCTGAGGTCTCGCAAATCGACCAGGTTGAAGATGTGGCTAAAGTAAGAGACAAGCTTACTGCATATGGCGCCTTGTCCTATGTACGTTCCCAGGAACATGAAGATGATGCCGAAGACACTGAAGATACCAGACCTTATGGAGCTTTGGTCCAAATTAAAGACGGCAAACCGCCAcgcaaaaatttcaataattctcCCGAAGTTTTGTGTTATATTACCAACTGGGCTTTCTATCGCAAAGCCGATGGCCAGTTTGTTCCAGAATACTTGAAGAACAAACGTTTGTGTACAAAACTTATTTACTCCTTTGCTTCCTTGGATCCGGATCATCTTAATATTAAGGAATTTGATCCTTGGGTGGATATTGACAATCAATACTATAGCCGCATGGTGGCAACTGGTATTCCAGTGTTAATAGCCATGGGTGGTTGGACTGATTCTTTTGGTGATAAATATTCCCGTTTGGCGGCTGATGATATTAAGCGTAAAGTATTTGCTTCCAATTTGGTGGGTTTCCTTCAACGTCATGGTTTCTCGGGTCTGCATTTAGATTGGAATTATCCCAAATGTTGGCAAAGTGATTGCTCCAAAGGACCAGCTAGTGATAAACCCAACTTGACCAAATTACTGCGTGAGATACGTTCGGAATTTGAAAGGGTGGATAAGAAACTGAAATTGGGTGTGGCCATTTCTGGTTACAAGGAGATAATTAGCGAGGCCTATGAATTCCCTGAGCTGTCCAAAATTGTAGATTATATGACGGTAATGTCTTATGATTATCATGGTGCTTGGGAAAGACAAACGGGCCATGTTAGTCCTTTGTATGGACGCAAGGGCGACAAATATCCTCAATATAATACCGATTACACCATGCAATTGCTGTTGAAATTGGGTGCCAAGAAAGAGCGCATTATTATGGGCATACCCTTTTATGGCCAGACTTTCACTTTGCAACGAGATAGCAATCAGTTGGTGGGTGAGGGTACTGCTGCTATTGGTCCCGGTGATGCTGGAGAGTTTACCAAACAACCGGGCATGTTGGCCTATTATGAAATATGTCAGCGTATACGCAAACAGAAGTGGTTGACAGGTCGTGATACTGAACGTAAATCGGGACCTTATGCCATGTTCCGCAATCAATGGGTGGGCTATGAGGATGCAGCTTCGGTGGAGGCTAAAGCTAGATATGCTGTTAATGCTGGTTTTGGTGGTGTTTCTGCTTGGACTGTGGATTTGGATGATTTCCAAAATCGCTGCTGCAGTGAATCTTTCCCTCTACTTAAGGCCATCAATCGAGCTTTGGGTCGTGAGAGCAGTGAACCACCGACTCGAGTTAATTGTGCTAAGCCTGCAGTACCAGTTACTCCCATACCGCCCGTTATGACCACAGTTAGTAGTGATGGCTCCTCAGGTGGTGGTTTAATTCACGATCACACCACAGCCAATCCGGCCTGGCAATCACCTTCCACAACGACCTCAACTACCACGCCTAAGACCTCCACTATCTGGTGGTCTCCACCTTCCACTACCACTAGCACCACACGCAGACCTACTACCACCAGCAAACGTCCCACAGTTACCCAAAAGCCCACCCAAATAACTCAAAAACCCACCACCATTCCAGCACCAGCTGTGGTAAGACCTGTTATTCAAGCTTCAAATTGTGTATCTGGTGACTTCTATCCCGATCCCACCAACTGCAATGCTTACTATCAATGTATAGTAGCCGGAGAAGTTAGACAACAGTTTTGTCCCGGAGGCTTACATTGGAATAATAATGATAAGAATTGTGATTGGCCCGCCTCGGCAAAATGTACGGTGAAAAAGAAGCCCTCATCAACAACCAAGCCTCCTCCCAGGCAGACTTCTACCGCCAGAACTACCACCACTAGAAAGACAACACAAGCTCCACCCAAACGCACTACCACTTCCTCCTATTGGTCTAGCTCAAGACCCACGAAACCCATAACTACACGCAAACCTGCCGCTAATAAACCTCATCGTCCCGCCATGAGTGCTAAATGCAATGAAGGAGAGTACTACAGCCATCGTAATTGTGGCCAATACTATATATGCATTAATGGTGTGTTGGTGCCCAATTCCTGTGGCAGCAATTTGCATTGGGATGGTGTTAAGAAAATCTGCGATTGGCCGGAAAATGTCAAGTGTGTTACCACGAAAAAATACCTAAGAATTGTACAATCGAAAGCCAATCCCGAGGATCCTTGTAATGGCGAGGAGAGAGTTCCCTATCCAGGAGATTGTTCGAAATATTTATTCTGCCTATGGAATCGTTTGCAAGCAGCTGATTGTGGTCCTGGCTTGCATTTCAATGAGGCCTCGGGTCAGTGTGATTGGCCCAATGCGGCAAAATGCAGCAATGAGGGAGCAGGAGGTGATACAAATGATATTAATCCTGCCAAACCCAAGCCCGCACCTACAACTGCCAAGCCTACCACCACCTCCATGAGACCTACATATCCCACGGACAAACCCTCGCTACAGCCTTTGGATGGTTACTATAAGGTGGTGTGTTATTTCACAAATTGGGCTTGGTATCGCAAGGGTTTAGGACGTTATACACCCGATGATATTAATGCTGATTTGTGTACTCATGTAGTTTATGGTTTTGCCGTTTTGGATTACTCCGAATTGATCTTAAGAACTCACGATTCTTGGGCTGATATTGATAATAATTTCTATACTCGGGTCAGTGGTTTGAAGAGTAAGGGCATTAAGGTCAGTTTGGCTTTGGGTGGCTGGAATGATTCTCAAGGAGATAAATACAGTCGTTTGGTACGCAGTCCCCAGGCTAGAGCACGATTTGTTAAACATTCCTTGGACTTTATGGAGAAATATGGTTTTGAGGGTTTGGATTTGGATTGGGAGTATCCGGTGTGCTGGCAGACGGATTGCACAAAGGGTATGCCCGATGAAAAAGAAGGTTTCACAGCTTTAGTCAGAGAGCTATCGGAAGCGTTTGTGCCCAGAGGTTTACTGCTTTCCACAGCCGTATCACCCAGCAAGAAAATAATCGATGCTGGTTATGATGTTCCGGAACTGTCGAAATATTTCGATTGGATAGCTGTTATGACTTATGATTTCCATGGCCAGTGGGATAAAAAGACGGGTCATGTTGCGCCCTTGTATTATCATCCTGAAGATGAATATGATTACTTCAATGCG AACTACTCCTTGAATTATTGGATTGAAAAGGGTGCTCCCTCACGTAAAATTGTTATGGGTATGCCTTTATATGGCCAGTCATTTACCTTGGAAAATACACGCAATAATGGTTTGAATGCCAAGGCTCCAGGACCCGGAAAAGCAGGAGAATTTACAAGAGCAGCTGGTTTCTTGGCCTACTATGAa atCTGTGACCGTGTTAAACATCAAGGCTGGGAGGTGATACAAGATAAACAAGGTCGTATGGGTCCATTTGCCCGCAAGGGTAACCAATGGGTGTCTTATGATGACAAAGCCATGATACGCAAAAAATCACAATTGGTGAGAGCTTTGGATTTGGGCGGTGGAATGGTATGGGCTTTGGATTTGGATGATTTCCGCAATCGTTGTGGTGAAGGAGTACATCCTTTGCTAACACAAATTCATGATGTTTTAAAAGATCCTCCCGCAGGTCATGAACCAACACGTACgttgctaaaaaaataaatcaaaactcttttcaaacaattatttttttccatttcagCTGGTTTAACTCCCCCTTCTGAGCCAGAATCTGTGGAAGAAGTGGTAAACTCTCAGGAAATAGTATATCCCATGGAAATTGAAACTGGTCAAGGTGTCAGCGAACAAGAAACTATCTCGGGTAGCATTGAAAACGTGGTAGATCCCAATGATGATGTTGAGGAAACTGATTTTGAGGTAGTAACTGCTGAACAAGAATCTAGCGAAGAAGCTGTTTCTACACAAGACTTTAAGGTCGTGTGCTACTTTACCAACTGGGCTTGGTATCGCCAGGGAGGTGGAAAATACTTACCCGAGGATATAGACTCTGAACTTTGTACCCATATTGTTTATGGCTTTGCCGTGCTCAATCGCCAATCTTTGACCATACAACCTCATGATTCTTGGGCCGATTTGGATAACAAATTCTATGAACGTGTTGCGGCCTATCGTAAAAAGGGCACAAAAGTAACGGTGGCCATTGGAGGCTGGAACGATTCGGCTGGTGATAAATATGCTCGCTTAGTAAGAAGTTCACAAGCTAGGGCTCGTTTCATACGTCATGTTATGGAGTTTATGGAAAAGTATGGTTTCGATGGTTTAGATTTGGACTGGGAATATCCAGTATGCTGGCAAGTTGACTGTAAGAAGGGTACTTCAGATGAAAAGGAAGGATTCTCAGATTTGGTTAAGGAACTGTCGGATGCTTTTAAACCTAAAGGCTTGCTGCTCTCGGCTGCTGTATCGCCAAATCAAAAGGTTATTGATGCCGGCTATGATGTGCCCAAACTAACGAAATATTTCGATTGGATTGCTGTTATGGCCTATGACTACCATGGTCAGTGGGATAAGAAGACAGGTCATGTGGCTCCTATGTATGATCATCCCGAAGGTACCGAGGGTTTCAATGCCAATTTCTCCATTAACTATTGGTTGGAAAAGGGTGCCGATCGCAGTAAATTGATTATGGGCATGCCTATGTATGGCCAGTCTTTCTCCTTGGCTGAGGCCAAAAATCATGAGCTGAATGCTCAAACTTATGGTGGCGGTGAGGCGGGAGAAGCTACTCGTGCTCGAGGTTTTCTGTCATACTATGAAATTTGTTCTTACATACGCAACAAAGGCTGGAATGTGGTTAGAGATCCCCGTGGTAGAATGGGCCcatatgcttatttaagagaccAATGGGTATCATTTGATGATGCTCCCATGATACGCCATAAATCGGAATATGTTAAGGCTATGGGCTTGGGAGGTGCTATGATTTGGGCTCTAGATTTAGATGATTTCAAAAATGATTGCAATTGTGAATCGTATCCTTTGCTGAAGACCATTAACCGGGTATTGAGAAACTATCCAGGTCCTCATCCCCAGTGCATGTTGGAAACCAAAGATAAACTAATGA TTGCTGGTTCCAGTTCAAAACCTATGACACAACCCAAACCCAAACCTACTTCTGTTACTCAGGTGCAGTCCCAACAAATGCTGGCCAAACCTACAAAACCTACACAGGCTCCGGTTAAAATGGAATGTTTGGGTAGAAACTATGCTCCTCATGACAGAGActgtaataaatattacatttgtCAGTATGGAGAGTTGGTGGAACAAAA ATGTCCTGCTGGTCTTTACTGGAATGATAACTACTGCGATTGGCCTCAAGCGGTCAAGTGCATGATAAGAGATGATCAAACTACTCACCGTCCAGCAGCAGCCAGACCTAAGCCCACCAAACCAGTTGCCACCACAAAAGCTCCAGCTAAAACCACAAAGAGACCTATAGCACCACCCAATAAAAAGCCAGTGGCTCGTCCCAAACCGAAACCCACACCCGCCGCACCACCCCTAAGCAGCAATGAACAGTACAAGGTGGTTTGCTACTTTACCAATTGGGCCTGGTATCGTCGGGGTGAGGGTAAATATGTTCCcgaaaatattgatgaaaatctCTGTACACACATTGTTTACGGTTTTGCTGTGCTCAACAGCAATGCTTTGACCATTAAGACCCATGATTCTTGGGCGGATATAGACAATCGTTTCTATGAAAGAGTAGTGGCCTATAAAAATAAGGGTATACGTGTTACCGTAGCCATTGGAGGTTGGAATGATTCTTTGGGTAGTAAATATGCTCGTTTGGTTTTGGATCCTCAGGCTCGTCAGCGGTTTATTGAAAGTGTCTTGGCTTTCTGTGAGAAATACGGTTTCGAAGGTTTAGATTTGGACTGGGAATATCCAGTATGCTGGCAAGTGGATTGCACTAAGGGCTCGTCTGCGGAAAAGGCAGGATTTGCTTCGCTGGTAAGAGAACTTTCGGCGGCATTTAAACCCAAGGGTTTACTGCTATCAGCAGCAGTGTCGCCCAGTAAAAAGGTCATAGATGCAGGCTATGATGTACCCACTTTGTCGCGTTATTTCGACTGGATAGCGGTCATGACCTATGATTTCCACGGACATTGGGATAAACAAACCGGTCATGTGGCTCCCTTGTACTATGTAGAAGGTGATGAAAATCCCTATTTCAATGGCAACTTTAGCATCAACTATTGGATTGAGAAGGGTACACCGCCAGAGAAACTCATAATGGGTATGCCTTTATATGGTCAGTCCTTCTCTTTGGCCGACACCAATGCCCGCAGCCTAAACGACAAATCGGTGGGTCCGGGTCGTGCCGGAACATACACACGAGCTGGTGGCTTTTTGGCCTACTACGAAATCTGTGAACAAATCAGCAATGGCGGCTGGACGGTGATACGCGATCCCCAGGGCAGAATTGGTCCCTATGCCTACAGCGGTAATCAATGGGTATCCTACGATGATGTCAATGATATAAGACGTAAGtctcaatttgtgagaaaaatGAGATTAGGCGGCGGCATGGTTTGGGCCTTAGATTTGGATGATTTCCGTGGCCGATGCGGCTGTGGCAAACATCCTTTGTTGCGTACTTTGAATCAAGAACTACGTGGCATACCGGGCCAGAGAGCGAATGATTGTACATGA